Proteins encoded within one genomic window of Gloeobacter kilaueensis JS1:
- the atzF gene encoding allophanate hydrolase, protein MGGHSRKYTVPIDRPFSLDLQSLGKLYRTGTVRPEAVIDRVYRQIEGYADPALWITLLPHEQVRASAQALAQSDPATLPLYGVPFAIKDNLDLAGVPTTAGCPEFAYLPERSATVVERLCAAGAIPVGKVNLDQFATGLVGVRSPYGVCRNPFDERYIAGGSSAGSAVAVAAGMVSFALGSDTAGSGRVPAAFNNLVGLKPSRGLVSTRGLVPAVRSLDCVSIFALTCADAATILQVGAAYDPADPFSRRPQVRPVPPIAGLRVGVPEPEALQFFGDTQAEQLYRQNLTRLEALGCRIVGIHFQDFAEAAHLLYGGPWVAERLAAVGGFIARHPEAVHPVVREIIAGAARYDAVSAYRATYALAELRRRVEAQWQAMDVLVLPTTGTIYTIAEVEAEPVALNSNLGFYTNFANLLDLCAVSVPGGFNDRGLPTGVSLFAPAFSETLLCRLGAALHAALPAATLGATGIALPPGPEPFADALPAAGDHVSIAVVGAHLSGQPLNYQLTELGGKLVRACRTAPCYRLYALTKEKIPKPGLLRQEEGDGFAIALEVWQLPVAGFGRFVANIPPPLGIGTLMLEDGELVKGFLCEAWAVRGEPDISHLGGWLAYLKS, encoded by the coding sequence ATGGGCGGGCACAGCAGGAAGTATACCGTGCCCATCGATCGCCCCTTCAGCCTGGATCTGCAGTCTCTTGGCAAGCTTTACCGGACAGGAACGGTGCGACCGGAGGCAGTGATCGATCGAGTCTACAGGCAGATCGAGGGCTACGCCGACCCGGCTTTGTGGATCACGCTTTTGCCCCACGAGCAGGTGCGCGCGAGCGCGCAGGCACTGGCCCAGAGCGATCCGGCCACTTTGCCTCTCTACGGCGTTCCCTTTGCGATCAAGGACAACCTGGACCTGGCCGGGGTGCCCACCACCGCCGGTTGCCCAGAATTTGCTTACCTGCCGGAGCGATCGGCTACCGTCGTCGAGCGGCTGTGCGCCGCCGGAGCGATCCCGGTGGGCAAGGTGAACCTCGATCAGTTCGCGACCGGCCTGGTGGGGGTGCGATCACCCTACGGCGTCTGCCGCAATCCCTTCGACGAGCGCTACATCGCTGGGGGTTCCAGCGCCGGCTCGGCGGTGGCGGTGGCAGCCGGGATGGTGAGCTTTGCCCTGGGCAGCGACACGGCGGGTTCCGGGCGGGTACCGGCAGCATTTAATAACCTCGTTGGCCTCAAACCCAGCCGGGGGCTCGTGAGTACGCGCGGCCTGGTTCCGGCGGTGCGCAGCCTCGATTGCGTCTCGATCTTTGCGCTCACCTGCGCCGATGCGGCGACGATCCTGCAGGTAGGGGCGGCCTACGATCCCGCCGATCCGTTCTCGCGCCGCCCCCAGGTGCGCCCGGTGCCGCCCATCGCCGGTCTGCGGGTCGGGGTTCCCGAGCCGGAGGCGCTGCAATTTTTTGGCGACACCCAGGCCGAGCAACTTTACCGGCAGAACCTCACGCGTCTGGAAGCGCTCGGTTGCCGGATCGTCGGTATTCATTTTCAAGACTTTGCCGAGGCGGCCCACCTGCTCTACGGCGGGCCGTGGGTGGCGGAGCGGCTGGCGGCAGTGGGGGGTTTTATCGCCCGTCACCCCGAGGCGGTCCATCCGGTGGTGCGCGAGATCATCGCCGGTGCCGCCCGCTACGACGCCGTTTCTGCCTACCGGGCGACTTATGCTCTCGCCGAATTGCGCCGCCGGGTCGAAGCGCAGTGGCAGGCGATGGACGTTCTGGTTCTCCCCACCACCGGCACGATCTACACGATCGCCGAAGTCGAGGCGGAGCCTGTCGCCCTCAACAGCAACCTGGGCTTTTACACCAACTTCGCCAACCTGCTCGATCTGTGCGCCGTATCGGTGCCGGGCGGCTTCAACGACCGGGGTCTGCCCACGGGGGTGAGCCTGTTTGCTCCCGCTTTTTCTGAAACGCTGCTCTGCCGCCTGGGTGCCGCTCTGCACGCCGCGTTGCCCGCTGCCACCCTGGGGGCGACGGGTATAGCGCTGCCGCCAGGGCCGGAGCCTTTTGCGGACGCCCTGCCAGCCGCAGGCGATCACGTCTCGATCGCCGTGGTCGGCGCACACCTGAGCGGCCAGCCCCTCAACTACCAGCTCACCGAGTTGGGCGGCAAGCTTGTGCGCGCCTGCCGCACCGCTCCCTGCTACCGGCTCTACGCGCTTACCAAAGAAAAAATACCGAAGCCCGGCCTCCTCCGCCAGGAGGAAGGCGACGGCTTTGCGATTGCCCTCGAAGTCTGGCAGTTGCCCGTCGCCGGGTTTGGCCGCTTCGTCGCCAATATTCCGCCCCCCCTTGGGATCGGCACCCTGATGCTCGAAGACGGCGAGTTGGTCAAAGGTTTTTTATGCGAAGCCTGGGCAGTCAGAGGCGAGCCGGATATCTCCCACCTGGGCGGCTGGCTTGCGTACCTTAAAAGCTGA
- a CDS encoding metalloregulator ArsR/SmtB family transcription factor: MERTEFQVLLDFFKALANESRLKMAGLLSTREHSVEELAVLLRLKEPTVSHHLAVLKGARLVQMRAEGNTHWYRLDPEVLQTMSQVYLSPTRVSELAPQVMEDAWECKILTNFFDGQRLKEIPASRKKRWVILKWLAQRFEPDVAYAEAQVNETLKRHHPDCATLRRELIGYRMMEREQGIYRLLPEEQWQPA; encoded by the coding sequence ATGGAGCGCACGGAGTTTCAGGTATTGCTCGATTTTTTCAAGGCTCTGGCGAACGAGAGCCGCCTGAAGATGGCGGGGTTGTTGTCCACTCGGGAGCACAGTGTCGAAGAACTGGCGGTTCTGCTGCGCTTGAAGGAGCCGACCGTCTCGCACCACCTGGCCGTCCTCAAGGGGGCGCGGCTCGTGCAGATGCGCGCCGAGGGCAACACCCACTGGTATCGCCTCGATCCCGAGGTGCTGCAGACGATGAGTCAGGTGTACTTGAGCCCCACTCGCGTGAGTGAACTGGCTCCGCAGGTGATGGAGGATGCCTGGGAGTGCAAGATTCTCACCAACTTCTTCGACGGTCAGCGACTCAAAGAAATTCCCGCCAGCCGCAAAAAGCGCTGGGTCATCCTCAAGTGGCTGGCGCAGCGCTTCGAGCCGGATGTCGCCTACGCGGAGGCCCAGGTCAACGAAACGCTCAAACGCCACCACCCCGACTGCGCCACCCTGCGCCGCGAACTGATCGGTTATCGGATGATGGAGCGCGAGCAGGGCATCTACCGATTGCTGCCCGAGGAGCAGTGGCAGCCGGCTTGA
- a CDS encoding phospholipase D-like domain-containing protein: MPLAPKAFYWCFAIAVLAALWWRWQPVVPLVPPGLEAPLEAALPQHPLIRVYFNQAHSHRYTDYRGLERYGDDLEAQIVAQLRQARSSVDLAIHELDLPGIALALADCAARGVTVRVIFEHTYNRDFAAVAFSTQLKATDRAAYSRWYHSVDQNGDKRIDYGELQRRDPLTILNNAGIARIDDTAGGTRGSGIMHHKFVVIDGERVVTGSTNFTASDTHGDADDPATLGNVNHLLVIASPAVAALFAEEFALMWGDGPGGAADSRFGRAKPVRPLRTVEVGAGAVGVQFGPDDSTTGINAQIVRAIDRARRTVDFALFVFSSPEIAQALHRAIARGVRVRGTLDPGFADRSYSLGQSFWRAGRCSEANAVGVALIPRGDKLHHKFAVIDGQIVLTGSHNWSAAADARNDESFLIVDSALVAAHFEREFRRLYARTLSRAPAGCRSGVVR; this comes from the coding sequence GTGCCGCTCGCCCCAAAAGCTTTTTACTGGTGCTTTGCAATAGCGGTGCTCGCCGCGCTCTGGTGGCGCTGGCAGCCGGTGGTACCGCTGGTGCCGCCGGGCTTAGAAGCACCTCTAGAAGCCGCCCTGCCCCAGCACCCGCTCATCCGGGTCTACTTTAACCAGGCCCACAGCCACCGCTATACCGACTATCGCGGCCTGGAGCGCTACGGCGACGACCTCGAAGCCCAGATTGTCGCCCAGTTGCGTCAGGCCAGAAGCAGCGTCGATCTGGCCATCCACGAACTGGATTTACCGGGTATTGCCCTGGCTCTGGCCGACTGTGCGGCCCGAGGCGTGACGGTGCGCGTCATCTTCGAGCACACCTACAACCGCGACTTTGCTGCCGTCGCCTTTTCGACTCAGCTCAAAGCCACCGACCGGGCCGCCTACAGCCGCTGGTACCACTCGGTCGATCAAAACGGCGATAAGCGGATCGATTACGGCGAGCTGCAGCGGCGCGACCCGCTCACGATCTTGAACAACGCCGGTATCGCCAGGATCGACGACACCGCCGGAGGCACGCGGGGTAGCGGCATCATGCACCACAAGTTCGTCGTCATCGATGGCGAGCGCGTGGTGACAGGTTCGACCAACTTTACAGCGAGCGACACCCACGGCGATGCGGACGACCCGGCCACCCTGGGCAACGTCAACCATCTGCTGGTGATTGCCAGCCCCGCCGTCGCCGCTCTGTTTGCCGAAGAATTTGCCCTGATGTGGGGAGACGGTCCGGGTGGGGCGGCAGATAGCCGCTTTGGCCGCGCCAAGCCGGTACGGCCCCTCCGGACAGTCGAGGTGGGCGCTGGGGCGGTGGGCGTGCAGTTCGGCCCCGACGACAGCACCACCGGCATCAACGCCCAGATCGTGCGCGCCATCGACCGGGCGCGGCGAACGGTCGATTTTGCCCTCTTCGTCTTCAGCTCACCTGAAATTGCTCAGGCTCTGCACCGGGCCATCGCTCGGGGCGTCCGGGTGCGCGGCACCCTCGATCCGGGTTTCGCCGATCGAAGCTACAGTCTGGGACAAAGTTTCTGGCGGGCGGGCCGGTGCTCAGAAGCAAACGCCGTGGGCGTCGCCCTCATTCCCCGAGGCGACAAGCTCCACCACAAGTTCGCCGTCATCGATGGCCAGATAGTGCTTACCGGCTCCCACAACTGGTCGGCAGCAGCCGATGCGCGCAACGACGAGAGCTTTCTCATCGTCGATAGCGCTCTGGTGGCGGCCCACTTCGAGCGGGAGTTCAGACGGCTCTACGCCCGTACCCTGAGCCGCGCCCCGGCGGGCTGCCGCAGTGGGGTTGTAAGGTAA
- a CDS encoding Uma2 family endonuclease: MATLSTRLFTRQEYHRILAAGILGPDENIELLEGQILSMPPQGPLHAAVVRRLLQALLALGYPLGQLISEQPIALEDNSEPVPDVFLVEPDPAGLDYEDGHPTAERVLLVAEVSASTLNLDLSTKARAYARAGIPVYWVIDVEAARLFEHTQPTAGVYQSVVLHDRAATVSLPNGAGLEVGQLFRR; the protein is encoded by the coding sequence GTGGCCACGCTGTCTACAAGGCTTTTTACGCGCCAGGAATACCACCGAATCCTCGCAGCCGGGATACTCGGTCCGGACGAAAACATCGAACTGCTGGAAGGACAGATCCTCTCTATGCCTCCTCAGGGACCATTACACGCCGCCGTGGTGCGGCGGCTCCTGCAGGCGCTTTTGGCCCTGGGCTACCCGCTCGGACAGCTCATCAGCGAACAGCCGATTGCCCTGGAGGACAACAGTGAACCGGTTCCAGATGTGTTTCTGGTCGAACCGGATCCGGCTGGATTGGACTACGAGGATGGTCATCCGACAGCGGAGCGAGTGTTACTTGTCGCAGAAGTCTCCGCTTCGACCCTGAATCTGGATCTTTCTACAAAAGCGCGTGCCTACGCCAGGGCTGGTATCCCTGTTTATTGGGTGATCGATGTCGAGGCTGCCCGGCTCTTTGAGCACACCCAGCCGACTGCCGGGGTGTACCAGAGCGTCGTCCTCCACGACCGCGCTGCTACCGTTAGTCTGCCCAACGGTGCCGGACTCGAAGTGGGTCAGCTCTTTCGACGTTAA
- a CDS encoding urea amidolyase associated protein UAAP2, with translation MVATALTGIDPGRIVYDEVLPARKPWAHVVEKGQTLRIVDLGGNQAVDFLVYNAHDYAERYSAPDTIRAQNNIFLTTGSKLYSSDGNVLMRIVADSVGRHDTSGGACSCESNSVRFGLDKKWQHACVENFLTALGWYGLGKRDLVSNINFFMNVPVTPEGSLEIVDGISDPGSTVDLIAETDVLVVISNCPQMNNPCNGYNPTPIRLIVWTDS, from the coding sequence ATGGTGGCTACTGCTCTTACAGGTATCGATCCGGGCCGGATCGTCTACGACGAGGTTCTCCCGGCCCGAAAGCCCTGGGCGCACGTCGTCGAGAAAGGCCAGACCCTCAGGATCGTCGATCTGGGGGGCAACCAGGCGGTCGATTTTCTGGTCTACAACGCCCACGACTACGCCGAGCGCTACAGCGCCCCCGATACGATCCGCGCCCAGAACAACATCTTTTTGACCACCGGCAGCAAGCTCTACTCCAGCGACGGCAATGTGCTGATGAGGATCGTCGCCGACAGCGTTGGCCGCCACGACACCTCCGGCGGTGCCTGCAGCTGTGAGAGCAACTCCGTGCGCTTCGGCCTCGACAAAAAATGGCAGCACGCCTGCGTCGAAAATTTTCTGACCGCCCTGGGCTGGTACGGCCTGGGCAAGCGCGACCTGGTGAGCAACATCAACTTTTTTATGAACGTGCCGGTCACGCCCGAGGGCAGCCTTGAGATCGTAGACGGCATCTCCGATCCCGGCAGTACGGTCGATCTCATCGCCGAGACGGACGTGCTGGTGGTGATCTCTAACTGTCCGCAGATGAACAACCCCTGCAACGGCTACAACCCCACCCCGATTCGCCTGATTGTCTGGACGGACAGTTAG
- a CDS encoding ABC transporter ATP-binding protein, with protein MTAALELVFLSKRYGARQAVDGLNLTIAQGSFYALLGPNGAGKTTTLRMVAGLLQPDSGDALILGHSTIRAGTEARRLLAYLPDDPLLYGKLSPIEYLEFVAGLWGMSAGEAEGRATELLKQLQLWEVRAQLSETFSRGMKQKLALAGAFIHQPRLIILDEPLTGLDAAAARLVKDMLVQYVRQGNTVILTTHIMEIAERLAQRIGIIDRGKLVAEGTLDELRVQAGEAGGTLESIFLDLTQNQDAGEWEP; from the coding sequence ATGACAGCGGCCCTGGAACTGGTCTTTCTCAGCAAGCGCTACGGTGCCCGTCAGGCCGTCGATGGGCTGAATCTGACCATTGCCCAGGGTTCGTTCTACGCCCTGCTCGGGCCGAACGGTGCCGGGAAGACGACGACCCTCCGGATGGTCGCGGGTCTGTTGCAGCCCGACAGCGGCGACGCGCTTATCCTCGGGCACAGCACCATCCGCGCCGGTACAGAGGCCAGGCGGCTGCTCGCCTACCTGCCCGACGACCCGCTGCTCTATGGCAAGCTCAGCCCGATCGAGTATCTCGAATTTGTCGCCGGACTCTGGGGGATGTCTGCCGGTGAGGCCGAGGGCAGGGCAACAGAATTGCTCAAGCAGTTGCAACTATGGGAAGTGCGCGCCCAGCTGAGCGAAACTTTTTCGCGGGGGATGAAGCAGAAGCTGGCTCTGGCCGGAGCGTTCATCCACCAGCCCCGGCTCATCATCCTCGATGAACCGCTCACCGGTCTGGATGCGGCGGCGGCCCGGCTGGTCAAGGACATGCTGGTGCAGTACGTCCGGCAGGGCAATACTGTGATCCTCACCACCCACATCATGGAAATTGCCGAGCGCCTGGCCCAGCGCATCGGGATCATCGATCGCGGAAAATTGGTGGCCGAGGGCACTCTCGACGAGCTGCGGGTCCAGGCAGGAGAAGCGGGCGGCACGCTCGAATCGATTTTTCTGGATCTTACCCAGAATCAGGACGCGGGCGAATGGGAACCGTAA
- a CDS encoding urea amidolyase associated protein UAAP1 produces the protein MSEHTEPVRVIWEEVVPGGAYWSRVIRRGTTLRVTDLEGSRGVALLAYNADNPIERYNAADTTKIQFRIFMSKGSVLYSDMGRVLFSITEDTARYHDTLGGCSNRATNRAKYGEGDYPNARDNFLLALAKRDLGKKDIAPNFNLFAHVVVEADGGLSWKEGASRAGAFIDLRAEMNVLAVLANCPHPLDPSSSYGPGAIRVTVWDSPPPGPEDLCRTGSAEARRGFENTDALFVG, from the coding sequence ATGTCCGAGCATACAGAGCCAGTGCGGGTGATCTGGGAAGAGGTGGTACCGGGAGGCGCTTACTGGTCGCGGGTGATCCGGCGGGGGACGACCCTGCGGGTGACAGATCTAGAGGGCTCGCGGGGCGTGGCCCTGCTCGCCTACAACGCCGACAACCCGATCGAGCGCTACAACGCCGCCGACACCACCAAGATCCAGTTTCGGATCTTCATGAGCAAAGGGTCCGTCCTCTACTCGGACATGGGCCGGGTGCTCTTTTCGATCACCGAAGACACTGCCCGTTACCACGACACCCTGGGCGGGTGCAGCAACCGGGCCACCAACCGGGCAAAGTACGGCGAAGGGGACTACCCGAACGCCCGCGACAATTTTTTGCTGGCCCTCGCCAAGCGCGACCTCGGTAAAAAGGACATCGCTCCTAATTTCAACCTGTTTGCCCACGTCGTCGTCGAGGCGGACGGCGGTTTGAGCTGGAAAGAAGGTGCCTCCAGAGCGGGGGCCTTTATCGATCTGCGCGCCGAGATGAACGTGCTCGCTGTGCTGGCCAACTGCCCCCATCCCCTCGATCCGAGTTCCAGCTACGGGCCAGGGGCGATCCGCGTCACTGTCTGGGATTCACCCCCGCCCGGCCCGGAGGACCTGTGCCGGACCGGCTCAGCGGAAGCTAGGCGCGGCTTTGAGAATACGGACGCACTTTTTGTGGGTTAG